The nucleotide window ATCGCTGCTTCTACCGAAGGATGAGCTACACATAGTCGAGAATGGATGACCTCGCAGATAGGAGAGGTCTTAGTTTCGTTTGAGTTTGAGGTCCCCAACGAATCCACCACCGTCACCGGTTGGTCCTTAATTCGATGACATCCATTGAAGTGAGTGTACATCCGACACAGTAAAAATCCAAGTTCTTGGTTTTGACGTTTCTGTCTCGTAGTAGCTGAATTCTTTGTGCTGCTATACCGACACACAACCATTCAATGTGCCGAGCATTGAATCCTTTCGTCCACATTCTATGCTCCATCGACAATAGGCAATTTAGTAATCCACAGTCCTGAAAAGAAAGTCAAGTGTTTGCCTTGGAAATTAGCCACCCGAGTTCTATGAATCCACTCTAAGATAAGAGACCGAGAACAAAGCCAAGCACCCAGCACGGCagatgcagcagcagcagtttCTACCTCGTCCATGCTGCTTCAAACAATGCTTGTGCTTCTTAACTGGCTGCAATCAGAGTAGTGCTTTCCTGGTTCATATGATGCAGGACTTGCAAGATTAGCATATTTATGATGCTTTACGAACCCACATTTGAATCCCCTGTTAATCTTATTAACTTCAGAGGTGAAAAGGAAATGTTGACTGCAGCATGGGCTTCAATCTCCGATTCATGGACTCCAATCTTATACATATGATTAAGGGCCAAGAACTCAATGATGATCCTGCTGTGCCCAACTTACTGATGACCATTGTTCTCACTACATGGATTTATTTATGCAGCATAATCTCCTTTTCTACTAACAACACCAATAACTCTTCTTTTGCATACTGCATCAAATCTCTATTCTCCCATTACAGAAGACACAAGAATAAGCTATCTTCTCCGGTTTCTCATCATTGTCATTCTTATACAAATGCTCAGTGCAGTTGCAGCATTTCCATGTTCTACTGCATGACGAATGAAGGTAACCAGAAATCCTCACACCAACCCTCTTTGATTCCTCTCCTATTCTTGGGATTTCATCTCCTTGTGGGCTCATGCATTCTGCTTGCTGTTTGACCACACATGACTGAGAGAATCTAAGTGACCAAAGAGAGCAATTTTCTTTCATCTGTATTGTATGCACGTAAATATGCAACTATATAATTGGGTGCAGTACAAACTACAAAGTAGATTGTTCCATTGCATATGACCCCATGGTATAAAATTGCTATACAAGCTGTGACACACTTTTCTTGGGAATTGATGTCACTTACATGCTCAAAATGGATGTCATTCCTCATCCCTCAAACTCCAAGTAAGGTTGGGAGGATAGGGGTTGCATCAACCATCTAAATTCACATGCAATAGGAGCATGAATCCAGACCTTAAAGTACTAAAAACATTAATACATATAAATAATACAAAATCTAGAAGGAACTCTACCATAGATATGAGTGGACCAAGATTCTCCATAAAACAAAAGGAAATAGATGAAATAACAAATGACCACATAAATATTGATGAAAACTCTCCAATGTGCTCTCCTCCTTTCCCCAAAgtcaatatatattatatgttgcTGACCATGTGATGCGCCATATAACAATCAAAACCAATGAGGCTAATAATTGTTGCTCCACATGGTAGTTAAACAGTTAAGCTACCGACCACCACTGAAGGTGATGAAGTGTTCTCGAGGATAGAGAGAGAAGGTGAGAAGAGAGTATTGGACCGAGTCATGTTGCTAATCACCCCACATTTGACTACGACATTGGACTGCAACACAATTTATGATCATGAAGTGTTGTTGAGCAAATGCAACACTTGTAATGATTAGATTAGGATTCGGTGGTTGGACGCCATCGAATCGCACCAGCTTGATGCCTTGATGATGATCATGTGGGAACCCATGGATTTGGGATCAGGCTTTGCGGGCATCAGAGTTCATGTGGAGGCAACGAATCCATGTAAATGGAAGAGAAGATGGAGAATCCAATTGTAGTTTAAGAACAGTGGAAGAGCCCACCATGGCTGTTTGATGAAGAAGAACGCATATTGTATTGAAGGAAATCACAAAGCTTTTGAGAGATAACATTCTTTCCATCACCCTTTCGAGCTGCCCTTCCTAAAAGGCACGCACCAAAGCCTTTGGGAAGccacaaagaagctcatcaaacacGAAGTAGTCTCTAATTCTTCGCCAACTTTTCGCCATGAGCACAGCACAAAGCTCCTCGTTGGGCTTCTCATGGCTTCGCTTAGTTTAACGTAAAAGCTGTAAGCTGCCATCGCCGACCATGGGGATTTCCTTGATGTGCGACCCCCATCGACGCTTAAACAAGTGGGGGGTTAGGATACGTGGCCAATGCGTTCTTCCACCATTTGTCTTCCGAGTACACTTCCCTAACCAATCATGCAATGAACAGTTGCAGCCAAATGTTCTCGTGCTAAAGGTGGGAAGAACGTTGGATTCTGCTGCTCAATTCGAGGCCCGCGGAATAAGAGATTGATCAGGAAGCACTACTGCGTACTCTACCTATCCATTAGGTAGGCATGAAAGGGAGAGTCTCTCAGGAGATCGAGGTCTCATGCACATGCTCTCGAACAAAGAAGATGGATCATCTTCAAAGCTGCAGTGTTACAGTGTACATGCATGCAGACCCTATTCCCATATGCTTCCTTGGTGAATGGACCGATTACTATTCAATCTGTGCAGGATAAACAAACATCTGATTCCTTGTAATTTATGATGGCTACTGAAGCAAATTCATGAACCCCCATTTCTCTAATTTTCATGCTCCTTTGGAGATAAGAGTAATTATTAGTCTATTGACTTCATCAAGCTTAAACCATTTACTTCAAATATTTACTCATAAACTAGAAAATTATATACATCAAATCCTTATTAGTTGACTTTCTATTACACCTTTGGCTCATCCGATTTCGATTTCAAAGATCGATTGCACTATGAAAACTTGTTCTATAAAAACGACTGAAAGGAGATTAAAAAAACAGCTACAGTGTTTCCACAGAGGTACTGttgttgtcaaaaaaaaaaaaaaaaaaggttcattactcacttctttttcttctctttcttctttctttggtgGAAAAGAGGACCATCAAGTGTGGTTGTTGATGGATTCTCTAATGCAAGTAGGCCTAAAGAAAGCTTCAATTTGACCAGTACATGTGGCTTGCTTGAATGCAGATGAACCATAAGCTTTTCTTTTCTCTATCTGTTGCAGCGTGTGTGGGTAGGACTGGGGCCTGTTTAATCATCATCAGACTTGGTTGAGCTCAAGAGATCAAGCAAtcataaagaaaagaaaggaatacAATACACGAGGTTCTATTGATACAGGGTAGTATGAATCAATGTACATAGTCTTAATCCTACAAATGAAGAGATTATTTTATTGTATCAACACTCAAATCTAATGAAAGAGAAATGAAGATTATGCAATGGATGTCATGTTCATATTATATTTTAGTAGGATGGTTGGTAAAAAAGTTCATCTCAACATGAATTTGTTTAAACAATGAAGCCTTACTTGCACTTGAATCTCCTGAAAGGACTAGAAAAGGTAATCTTTTCTTCCCTTTAATCCTTTTTGCCAGAAAATGTTGACCAACTTGAATTCAATTCTTTATGTAGTTTTCTATCCCATTATGatgacaaaaaaacaaaaaaaatcaaccaCTACTCAATTTAAAGGAAGCAGCTTGTGGCAGCAAGCAAAGCATACTAAGTTAATCTGTGGCTATTAGCAGGAACACTAAATGGAGGGAATGTTTCCTGGCAAATCAATTGGGAGGTCCAGAAGAGCTCCATGGATTGACATTAATGCAGTTTGAAGTCAAAATGATGACCCCCCCAATAAAAAATGATCATCCAAACAAAAGAGAAAGAAACAGAGGGCTAATATTTCAGCAACATTTATAGTTAGCATCACCTGAAAGTGATTGATCAAACAGCGACTGCCTTCTAATAAGTGCATCATCTCATTGGTGAAGACAAATTCCAATTCTCTGTTGAGATTTCTGAGAATTTGTAGTTTGGATATAACTTTCTGTATCTCAATTGAAAACATAGGGTATATGTCATCTGCAAAGAGAAATATATCTACACATATTTAGAAAATGAACACTTACATCTTGAAGATGATCTTTAAATCCTTCCCTTCAAATATCCATAGAAGCCTTGCCTGAGATGCATATTTGAAAGTCTGAACTGCCCAATAAGCTTtaaacaaagggagagaagaggCTTTTCACTTGAGAGGGACCTCTGCACCAACTTCTCACGTGCAGCTCTCATGAGCAATGGCCATCCCCCACCCTATTTATACACCTCCCCGTTCTCTCACCCTTCCTCACTTCAGCGCAAGTTTCAGTTGCCCCATTCTCGCCTCTCCTAAGCCCCTTTCTCCATCACCTTCGCTTTCCTAACTGTTTGCCGTCTTCGTTCCCATCTCCAAGTCCAAATTCCATTGGCAACAAGTGCATGTTCCAACTTGTCCTGTCACTTCTCAAGCTCTGCTTTGTTCCCAACTGCTGCGGAATCCAATACCACATAGACAACCACGGATGGCCAGCATGACTGACCGGTTGGACTTCTTCTCGCGGAGGTGCGCGTGGGTGAACGGCCCCATCATCGTTGGAGCAGGGCCGTCCGGGCTGGCGGTCGCGGCGTGCCTGAAGGAGCACGGCGTGCCCTCGGTCATCCTCGAGCGCGCCGACTGCATTGCCTCCCTCTGGCAGAAGCGCACCTACGACCGCTTGAAGCTTCACCTCCCCAAGCAATTCTGTCAGCTGCCTAAGTTCCCCTTCCCCGAGGATTACCCTGAGTATCCCACCAAGAAGCAATTCGTCGACTACTTGGAGTCGTACGCCAAGCACTTCGAGATCAGCCCGCGGTTCAACCAGTCGGTGCAGTCGGCGAGGTACGACGAGACATGCGGGCTGTGGCGCGTGAGGACCGTTGGAGCTGGCGCCGAGGCAGGTAACCGGAGCcacgaggtggagtacattggcaGGTGGATAGTGGTGGCCACCGGCGAGAACGCTGAGAAGGTGGTGCCGGACCTGGAGGGGCTGGGGGGGTTCGGCGGCGACGTGATCCATGCTTGCGACTACAAGTCCGGTGAGGCCTACCGCGGGAAGCGCGTGCTGGTGATCGGATGCGGCAACTCCGGCATGGAACTCTGCCTCGACCTCTGCGACCACGATGCCTTCCCGGCCATCGTGGTCCGCGACTCGGTGAGCGGTCATTGCCCGAAAGGAAGCTGCTCGATACATACATCCACATTCTACTGACGGAAACTTGTTGATTCACAGGTTCACGTACTGCCGAGGGAGGTTCTCGGGAAGTCGACGTTCGAGCTGGCTGTTCTGCTGATGAAGTGGCTGCCGCTGTGGCTGGTGGACAAGATCCTGCTGCTGTTGGCATGGCTGGTGCTGGGGAACGTAGAGAAGTATGGCTTGAGGAGGCCTTCCACTGGTCCCCTGGAGCTCAAAAACACACAAGGACGAACCCCTGTTCTCGACTCAGGGGCACTCGCCAAGATAAGATCCGGCGACATCAAGGTAGTCCCTGGCATCAAGAGGTTCTCCCCTGGAAGAGTCGAGCTCGTCGACGGCCAGGCCCTCGACATCGATTCCGTCATCTTGGCCACAGGATACCGCAGCAACGTCCCTCAGTGGCTTCAGGTACCAACCAAGATTCTCTACTGTTTCAGCTCGACAGTAGAAAGCGAGGGCGATAAGGGAGACTAATGCAGGTTTGTGGGATTGTGCAGGGATGTGATTTCTTCTCCAAGGATGGGTTTCCGAAGACCCCATTCCCAGACGGGTGGAAAGGGCAGTCTGGGCTCTACGCGGTTGGCTTCACAAGGAGAGGCCTCGCCGGTGCTTCCTCAGATGCAGCGAGGACAGCCAAGGACATCGGTAGGATGTGGAAGGAGGAAACCAAGCCCGCGAAGCGACCTGTCGCCTGCCACAGGAGATGCATCTCACAGATCTAACGGCATCATGTCACGTCACCTGCTAATTTCTCTCTTGCCTGTTTCGTGTGAATGAGATGGACTGTCGTAGAGTTAACGTTACGTCGAACAGTTGGAGTGCATGGAGCCCTCTCTCAATGGAGCCCAAGTTTTGCAACAGGAATGGGCCTCCTCCTGTACAGAGAAACGGTTGATGATGATGAGGCTTCTCTCACTTTTGTGAACTTTGTAGACCACTTCAACGCATTACTTGAATGGAAACAGCATCACCACATTCCTCTCTTTGTATCTTTGGCATCTCAATTGATCTCCACTTGATAAACATCTCTTTTCTCTATCcaaactagaagaagaagaacaaacctGGTTATGTTTCATTGATCTCCATAAGGCTGATGAGTACAATGGGTGCACAGTAGTACACTGCAGATACTGCAACCTTCATTGATTGTTTTCTGAGAAGGCAAGGTTCTCAGTTGTACTCAGTTGCAGCAGAGAAAGAGCCCCCATTAGAACTGGACAGGTTAATGCACCAACCAATTCATCTCAAAAACTTCAATATTGCTTCCTTAGAGATCCAAACATCCAAGTATTCCACTCCCCTGAAGAATTCAAACCTTCCTAAAAGTTGTAGGCAATGAAAGGGCCTTTTCACTAAAGATGCCCTCCTATTTCATCCACCATCAACTCATATTCTACCCTGACATTAAGGTTCAATGCATGTAAGAAGAATCCCAAAGTGCTGTGTTATCTCAGTTCTCTATCCAAGTTCTTTAGTGGGGGATCAAAAGTGTAGAAGCTCTGCTTCCATACTGAGGCCTCATGCAAATCTACTGGACCATTCTTGATCCCACAACTGATCATGAGAAGGATATATATACCCTTTTCGTTGCTGGGGATTCATGGATTCTGTTAAGTCTTACAGCACAACCCACGAGACTCACACATGGTGTGGCCTACACTATCTCCTCCCTCCTCTGCCTCACTTACCTCAGGTGACCTTTGCCCTTGTCCATGGAGTACAAGCTTACAGCTCGCTCTGATGCACTCTCAGACCAAATGGCCATATGCTTCTGCTCGTACCTGCAATCATGGATGTGTCTGCACCATTATTGACAATTTGAGCAAAGTTGAGAATATGATTTAAGAGCTGTAAATGAAAGTTCAGCATCAATAGTATCAGGGTGTGATCAAGATGGCACCATGCTTAGGATGAAAAGATTTAGGTGATTTCACTGGAGATCAAATCCTATTAGTAAATATCTTGCTAATCTTTTCTGCTTGTATCCTTGTATTCCAACAtatgctccaaaaaatacttttTGAATTAACAATGCTTTAAGGAATCATAACCTCGTTTTCGATCCCTGTCAAATTGTAAGATCTTTCACCAATTCAAAGAGACCCATATCTGTTATCAGTCTACTTTGTGGTACTAAAAGCAAAGTGAGATGCCTCAATTGCAATTTAGTCTTTTCTTATgattgattttgttttctgttcctcTAAATATTGGGAAACCGCAGCATTTTCTTATTTGTagcctttccttttcttctttcctatttcaagcctttcttgaagaatataccaagCAAATGCCCAGATATGGAGAGGGAGAGGggtttcttcttccttttgttttCCCCCTTATCTGATGATAACTGGCTATTGTGTGGTAATTTAATGCTAAATTCAGTTGGAGGTTCAAAAAAGATCATCCAATTTGCCATTTATTGGGATATCAACATCAAAGAGACGCATCCGCTGTTTGACCAGCCTCCACTGAGAAAACAAATGAAGTTAATTGCTTGCAATCTATAACAGTGAATAAACTTTTAGTTTATGTGCAAAACAGTGGCAAAACTGTAGGGGCTCAGAATAAAACCTGTTTAAGATGCAAAAAGAAGTAATGGAGAAAAAGAAATACTTAAAGTTCATTATTTTTGTTGAAATCATTACAACCCATACAAGTATCTAAATTGATCTAAATATAGCATTAAAAGAAAATGTTGTAGAATTGAAGCGTTTAAAGGCCTTGTCCTTCATGTCTTGCACTAACAAATCTTATCCACCTAAACCCTCAAAAGAACCTGGAACTCAAATTTCTGGAGGTCTTCAAAGATGAGGAATACTTTTTGAGGAATCTATGTACTTTAAACAAATAATTCAACTTACACAATGCATTATTTTCTTAAGTGAATTTTATATTGCTCACTTAATAAAAGAAAGGTTTCTGCATAGCATTTtgatttttctctctctttaatcTTGACAAGTGAATAAACCATTTAGCtctgaaatatattttttcatcaGACAAGTTATCAGATCTTGTTGAAAGTCTTATGCAGAATACTTTCACATCATTGTATTACCACACAGAAAAATACAAAGTCAATGAGTCTTGTACTTTAGATGCCCTTGCTATGGCAATTTAATTGTGAAACAGAAATGGTTTATGACAACAATACTGGCTTTGAAAATAGTAGCCACATTATGTTGGCTACTTTCTTATACAGAAGCAATTTTTACCCAAATTTTACCAGACCATTTTAAAAACTCCCACTCAGAGTTGTCTTATAAGCTCCTATTAACCAGAATTAGTAGAGAAAAAAAGAGCTTCTTAAATGATGACAAGGTCTTAGCGGACAATAGATGTACAATGAAAGTAAAATCAACAAAAGTATAACCAGCATTAGTGTAATGTATCTGATGAAGTGAGAACTTACAGAGATGGAGAAAGTGAAACTACTGAGCTTTCAGTTTTTGGAGAGATGAACTTGGTAGATAAAGTTCTAAGAGAACAAATGAAGCAAGGCATATCACTCTGAAACTGACTTCCTAGTGTCACATTTCATTTCTTTACTACTTTGGCAGAAGGAAAGGGACCACATGGCCCAACTCCCTGATGGGATGAGAGAGACTGGATACTCCTCAAGGACTCTCATGTCTCAAGATCATAAAAGGGTCCCACTGAAGATGGCAGACAAATCATGTGATTGAACATTCTTCTACAATGCCACAGCTGCTGTGGACATCAGCTGCAAATTGCCTCCACACAGACCCCACTTATCTACTGCGACATTGAATTGGTGGACCAATCATCCCTTCCCTGTGGAGATCTGAGGTTACCTAGCATTAAGGTTCAGAAGACTTGAAATGTAGTCCATTTAAAGCTCCTGTTAAACCATATATTCTGGTCCCACGACAAGTGATAACTTAACTCAGATAATGTTATTTCAAGGGGACACCCATGTGATACTCTCATATCCCAGCATTCAAGCACATACTCCAACTTTGTTAGTAGCTGCTTGTCATGAGCCAATTACATGTTGAGCATATTTTGATTGCAATAGAGATGCACATTCCGTCAGAGCACAAGTGGGTTTGAGTGTTGCTGACGGCATAAAATGTATGTTATCACTTACACTGTCATGCTTGTTGAAGTTAATGAATCCACTGTTGCTAGCAGCAACAGGTTTTCTACCATTGTCATTGCAGGCCTCTCAAAAAGAAAGCAAGATCCAGTTTTTCTCAATGTTCTTTTTGTTGTCGATAGAAATAAACATTTCACCATTTGTGTTTAACAATGACACTGCACCTAACTAGTGTTAATCATCTGGATATCACGCCTTAAAAATAAACTCACTAAAATGCAGGCATCAGCAAACACATACCTTCCGTGAGCAGTGAGCAGGTTAAACATACCAAGAGTAAGATTTCCTATAGCCATCAATTTTTCACAACTGATGATGATGTGTGCTGGCAGTATAAGTTTTTCATGCATTCTGCCAAAAGAAAGAAGTGTCAGACTTTAAAACAAGGAATACATAAAAACCATATGAACAATCCATGAAAAGTGTCACCAAAATAAAAAATGTTAATCATCACAACAGATTGCTTATTCATATATACACTCCAGATTAATCTTGTTATTCTGCAAAAGATTGCATTTGATGAGGATATGCATCCCTACCAACAGAAATAAATAGTGGGGATGTGTCTTCAATTATGACTTCCTAAAAAGGATTGATAGTAATTAAGAAGACGATCGTTTTGTATAAATTTGCAGTTCAGATAACTGCATGAAAAAGAACaaatattgcataatgataatatatatatatatatatattataaggcAATCAGAGTCATCAACAAGAGATCTCTTGGGTTCAAAATATAAACAGTTAGCAAATTTGGCACATAAATGTAGAATGCTTCCACCTGTCAACCACTTAAGCTAAACATCTGATTGGACAACCGAACAATAAGGAAATTCCACAGGATAGGAATTATTTTATTGAATAATCAACATATCAGAATCAGCGATATGAGGGTTCTCATGATTTTCCTCTGAAAAAAGAAACAGAAGATATCAATATAAGAATACATACATGTTACAGTAAAGTACTTCTCAATAACATTAACTGGTTCTAGTTTAAAGGATGGTTGACGTCGACTTGGTCTAGTTCAAGCCATGTAGGATACAAGTTCAGAAAATTATTGTGCATCTCCAATTATATTCTTCCTTCAGGCAGGTAACTGCAGAGGTGTTTTCGCATCACCTGTTCAAGAAGTACCATTCCCAACTTACATCAGGGATTTAGTGATAAAACCTCCTTGGGAAATTAGCACAAACTCAATGTTAGTTGGCAAAACAGATGAATTAAAATGATGTCCAAATCATTTATTAGCCCTCTCAAAACTAACCAAATTTTATATCACGACTACAAGACATACATGCCTCACTTACCACTATTATCCTTCCCCTTCCAATTATTTGGTAAAAAATGCCATAGCTTAAAATCAGAGAATGACGACAACTCAAGAAAATAGAACTTTTTGGTCCAGAAAGTGGTAGTGCTGCAATACATTGTAGGAGAAACAAAACTTTTAGTGAAACTTCACATTGATGATAATATTATTACAATTGATtgattttttctcttttcttttcttttttgagaaACAACAAAGGGGATGATTTCCACCTAGAGAATTACCTAGATCAAATACTTGGCACTGCTTCCATTAGGATTCCAACTTAAAATCACTTCAAAATGAAAAGATAATCCAACTACAAGGTGAGGCCCAATTTGACTTTTGGTTTGCCTTCCACACATCTATCACATGCTTAAGCAGGAAGTTCATTTGCTGCATAGTACATACAAGAAAAACAAGCCATAATGTCCAACTATTTAGTGTCAGCTACATAGATCTTTTGTCACCACGAAGCTCTTTAAATAATAAAGAGCAATATCCTTAGTTATATTAGAGCAATCCATATGGGTTACGATTTTGATATTATAAGTTATGGTCATGTTAGTCTAAGTATTTAGGCAAATCAGATCGTGAACTATGATATTTAACAAGGTCCGGTCTCATCTCAGAAATTTGAGAAAATACATACACTATGTTAAGTAATAGCCCACATCCAATGTGCAACTGTTTTTGGGACAGAATTTAGAGAAAATTTATATACTATGTTAAGCAATAGCCCAGTGatttaaggtccaaaaacgcccaagaCGCTAGGCACttgctcgagcgaagcgaggcgctaaaatataaaaatatataatataattaataaataaaattatttaaataaaaatatgatattaaattaaaaaatcttataaaatCACAATACCACATTaacaaaaattttcaaaattcaaaacaataacaataatttcaaataaataaaaattagcagtattaaaatcaaaataatatattattaatctaataaataaaaaatattattactagaatactattaacagtatactgttaactatcgagtcgatgtgagaagagggaGTAAGAGCAACAATTACGACAGCGAGAGTAGGAGCGATGATAGTGGCAAGCAACGGTGAGCAACGGTAGCAGCAAGCAACGACAGCGGTAGCGGGGGCGCAATGTAAGAGTAAGATTGAGGCTGCTGACTGAGAGAAGCAGCagtggtagcagcgagcaacaACAACAGGAGCGAGAGCGacaagcgacgatagtggcagcgagagcagcagcaagcagcaataATGGTAGCTGAGAACAACAACAACGAAGAGAGGTAGCGGTAGTAAAGAGGAAATGTCAACGGCAAAATCgcaagcagggttagggttggggaagtcacgagagggatgctgggagactgatatcgatgctttagttggttcgattgaaccaactaaagcaccggagaccgagccGG belongs to Musa acuminata AAA Group cultivar baxijiao chromosome BXJ1-11, Cavendish_Baxijiao_AAA, whole genome shotgun sequence and includes:
- the LOC135597593 gene encoding probable indole-3-pyruvate monooxygenase YUCCA5, whose amino-acid sequence is MASMTDRLDFFSRRCAWVNGPIIVGAGPSGLAVAACLKEHGVPSVILERADCIASLWQKRTYDRLKLHLPKQFCQLPKFPFPEDYPEYPTKKQFVDYLESYAKHFEISPRFNQSVQSARYDETCGLWRVRTVGAGAEAGNRSHEVEYIGRWIVVATGENAEKVVPDLEGLGGFGGDVIHACDYKSGEAYRGKRVLVIGCGNSGMELCLDLCDHDAFPAIVVRDSVHVLPREVLGKSTFELAVLLMKWLPLWLVDKILLLLAWLVLGNVEKYGLRRPSTGPLELKNTQGRTPVLDSGALAKIRSGDIKVVPGIKRFSPGRVELVDGQALDIDSVILATGYRSNVPQWLQGCDFFSKDGFPKTPFPDGWKGQSGLYAVGFTRRGLAGASSDAARTAKDIGRMWKEETKPAKRPVACHRRCISQI